In Actinoplanes sp. NBC_00393, a single genomic region encodes these proteins:
- a CDS encoding ABC transporter ATP-binding protein, whose product MTGTLAAADEALPVADGRETARELWRLSRGHRLRLAVVAVLGIVSTTVDLIPPVAIGFLIDRAQTSTADLGTVLTVTAVMALSAVLGAAGTAVTIVLATRAYHAILAALREELVARALTLPQHTVERAGTGDLISRSSDDVTAVTDAAPAVIPVVTVAAFAIVVSLGGLAALDWPYAVALAVVLPVYAVAMRWYLRTGPPVYRAERAAMSARAQQIVESQRGYATVLGFGLGEQRHHTVMTTSWAVAVQALRARTVQSMLNARLNLGECLSLAAVLVVGFVLIDHGTSTVGGATTAMLLVLRLLGPVNQLMFVIDTLQSALASLNRMVGVTTIPVAEPADEPPTPRGTAHAVRLQSVAFGYGTGPRVLQDITLDIPTGQRIAVVGASGAGKTTLASVIAGIHPPDTGTVTRPRSIAVITQETHLFAGTLRDNLTLAAPDATDDQLRAALDTTGAAGMLDLLPDGLDTMVGAGGHPLTDARAQQLALTRLLLTDPDLAILDEATAEAGSTQSGLLDRAADAALAGRTGLVIAHRLTQAAACDRIVVMAHGRITESGTHSELIAAGGVYAGLWSAWEAGRGAFAE is encoded by the coding sequence ATGACCGGGACACTCGCAGCGGCCGACGAGGCGCTGCCGGTCGCGGACGGCCGGGAAACGGCCAGGGAGCTCTGGCGGCTCAGCCGCGGGCACCGGCTCCGCCTCGCCGTCGTCGCGGTGCTCGGGATCGTCAGCACCACCGTCGATTTGATCCCGCCGGTGGCCATCGGGTTCCTCATCGACCGGGCGCAGACCAGCACCGCCGACCTCGGCACCGTCCTGACCGTCACGGCGGTCATGGCACTCTCGGCAGTCCTCGGGGCGGCGGGCACCGCGGTGACGATCGTGCTCGCCACCCGCGCCTATCACGCCATCCTCGCCGCGCTGCGCGAAGAACTCGTAGCCCGCGCCCTGACGCTGCCGCAGCACACCGTGGAGCGGGCCGGCACCGGCGATCTGATCTCGCGGTCCAGTGACGACGTGACCGCCGTGACCGATGCCGCCCCCGCGGTGATCCCCGTGGTCACCGTCGCCGCATTCGCCATCGTCGTCTCCCTGGGCGGACTGGCCGCGCTGGACTGGCCCTACGCGGTCGCGCTCGCCGTCGTGCTGCCCGTCTACGCGGTCGCGATGCGGTGGTATCTGCGCACCGGGCCACCGGTGTACCGGGCCGAACGGGCGGCGATGAGCGCCCGCGCCCAGCAGATCGTCGAATCCCAGCGCGGCTATGCGACCGTGCTCGGCTTCGGACTCGGCGAACAACGCCACCACACCGTGATGACCACCTCCTGGGCTGTCGCGGTACAGGCGCTGCGGGCGCGCACCGTACAGAGCATGCTCAACGCCCGCCTCAACCTCGGCGAATGCCTGAGCCTGGCCGCCGTCCTCGTGGTCGGCTTCGTCCTGATCGACCACGGGACCTCGACCGTCGGTGGTGCGACCACCGCCATGCTGCTCGTGCTGCGCCTGCTCGGCCCGGTCAACCAGCTGATGTTCGTGATCGACACCCTGCAGTCCGCGCTCGCATCGCTGAACCGCATGGTCGGCGTCACCACCATCCCTGTCGCAGAACCCGCAGACGAGCCGCCCACACCGCGGGGCACCGCCCATGCTGTCCGGCTCCAAAGCGTCGCGTTCGGCTACGGAACCGGCCCTCGTGTACTGCAGGACATCACCCTCGACATCCCCACCGGGCAGCGCATCGCCGTCGTCGGCGCGTCCGGTGCAGGGAAAACCACCCTGGCGTCGGTGATAGCCGGCATCCACCCACCCGATACCGGAACCGTGACCCGTCCCCGCAGCATCGCGGTGATCACCCAGGAGACCCACCTGTTCGCCGGGACCCTGCGCGACAACCTCACCCTCGCCGCCCCCGACGCGACCGACGACCAGCTGCGCGCCGCGCTCGACACCACCGGCGCAGCCGGAATGCTCGACCTGCTGCCGGACGGCCTCGACACGATGGTCGGCGCCGGCGGACATCCCCTCACCGACGCCCGAGCACAACAGCTCGCCCTCACCCGCCTGCTGCTCACCGACCCCGACCTCGCGATCCTCGACGAGGCGACCGCCGAAGCCGGCTCCACCCAGTCGGGGCTGCTCGACCGTGCCGCCGACGCAGCTCTCGCCGGCCGTACCGGGCTGGTGATCGCCCACCGGCTCACCCAAGCCGCCGCGTGCGACCGGATCGTGGTGATGGCGCACGGTCGCATCACCGAGAGCGGGACGCACTCCGAACTGATCGCCGCCGGCGGCGTCTACGCCGGGCTGTGGTCGGCGTGGGAGGCCGGTCGGGGTGCGTTCGCTGAGTGA
- a CDS encoding MmcQ/YjbR family DNA-binding protein: protein MSDIADVPPAVVGRLRVICRELPEAYEEPAWIGLRWRIRRRTFLHVYTTDERRSAYIDLDDPAILMTFRAPPGELAALAHAGPPFFRADWGVNVVGMVLDDETDWVEVAELVTDSYRVQAPRRLAFRLKAGR, encoded by the coding sequence ATGAGCGACATCGCGGACGTTCCACCCGCCGTTGTGGGCCGGCTCCGGGTAATCTGCCGGGAACTGCCCGAGGCGTACGAGGAGCCGGCGTGGATCGGCCTGCGGTGGCGGATTCGCCGGCGGACGTTCCTGCACGTCTACACCACCGACGAGAGGCGGTCGGCGTACATCGATCTGGACGATCCGGCCATCCTGATGACCTTCCGGGCGCCGCCCGGGGAGTTGGCCGCGCTGGCGCATGCCGGCCCTCCGTTCTTCCGGGCCGACTGGGGTGTGAATGTCGTGGGAATGGTGCTGGACGACGAGACGGACTGGGTCGAGGTTGCCGAGCTGGTGACGGACAGCTATCGCGTGCAGGCGCCCCGCCGCCTCGCGTTCCGGCTGAAGGCAGGTCGATGA